A segment of the Xiphias gladius isolate SHS-SW01 ecotype Sanya breed wild unplaced genomic scaffold, ASM1685928v1 HiC_scaffold_984, whole genome shotgun sequence genome:
cgtccatgttgacatgattgcatcacaccttttctgcagatttttcagctgcacattcatgctgccagtcttttgttctaccacatcccaaaggtgttacactggatccagatctggcgactggggaggccactgacgTCCACTGAACTCGTTGTCATGAtgatgaaaccagtttgagacgacttttgctttgtgacatagAGCAATATCATGTTGGAGGTAGCCATTAGATGATGGTAAAccgtggccataaagggatgcacatggtcagcaacaataatcagataggctgtggcattcaaaccacgatcagttggtattaaggggcccaaagtgggccaagaaaaaaaaatcccattattCCCACAAGTTGATGACATCAGATGTCGTTTTGTCGagcaacagcccaaaacccaggACGTTCAGTTTGCAGTgacattaaacagagaaaagcagcaaatcctcagagttaagaagctggaaactgagaatttttggcatttctgcatgGAAAGCGTACTGAAAGATTGACCTGACTATCAAAAAAGTTGGtgattaaatttctgtcagtcgagtaattcattcattccttaaCCATTTGTTTCAGACGTTTGTGGTTATAGGGGTAGTTATGTTTCCATGCATCGTCTTGAAGAATGGGGAAACCATTTACCATGATGACTGGTTTCTCCCACATTTGTCTCGGGGGCCTGTCTTGTTACGTTTCAGGCGATGGTGTGTCTGCCGGTCTGACTTTGTAGAGCCTGATCTGATGTGTAGTGAGATTCATGAATTTAACACAtgccagtctctctctttttttctttaaaaccgTAAAAACAGAGTAGGGATTTCTGGCACAACACATACTTCCATGGTTCatcaagaggggaaaaaatctgAAGGGGTTAAAAGTCCAGCAACAAAAGAACAAGTTTACTTTGCAACttctttactgtaaaaaaaagtctggtccgccattaaaaagaaacattcattgtcgattaataattaaatcataGTGAACCAATTACCAATAAGTTATAATAACATATAATATAATCATAGGCCTGTCAGTGAGGTCACATGGTTTTCCTGCagaatatcattgtaaattacaGAAGCAGCTCCTGTAATTTACCACAGGCGAAAATGCCATTTGGAAGGACAACTTTTATTATGTGACATTCATCCTGTCAAAATATGgcttagttttgtttaaattcaaacttaaaaCATCACAGTTTATAACAGATACTGTACCAGTGCATCCCCTTAATAACAGACCATGTTATACAGTagtagttattttgttttattcagagaGGCTGTTATATGCAGAAACATGAttgaattatttgattaaattttttattaagttttattgggggggggggtatagaTGGGGGGGGCAGAGATAGGAGGGTTGGGGGTAAGGGGAAGGGGGTGAGGGTGATAGAGGAAATATAGAGGAGTAAGCGAGGTAGGGAGGGTGGAGAGAAGGGGAAGGTGGGGGAGACAGGGAAGGAAGGGGGCATGGGGGAGAAGTGGAGAGATGAATGGGTGAGGAGGGAGCTACTGTTGTCCAGCCTGAGCTGAAAAACCGGCAGCCTCCTCCATCTTGCTGTCGCTGTCacacttctttttcttgtgcaaCCAGCTCCAACGACTccactttttctccatcttctccttttctttgctttgcttctttgccttctctgctttctgtttctcttttcgtgcctccttctcctcctctttttcctttttcttgatcttctcctcttttgtcttcttccaaaaccagaaatgtcggctcttctgtgttttcagacagaacTCCTCCAGTACTTTGTACTCTTTCTGCAgttcttctttctccatttccagtGCGTTATTCACTTTCTGCagttcctccttctcctcttggagttctttgttctgcttgtgcagttctttcttctccttttggagttctttgttctgcttgtgcagttctttcttctccttttggagttctttgttctgcttgtgcagttctttcttctccttttggagttctttgttctgcttgtgcagttctttCTTCTCCGCTTGGAGTTCTGTCTTCTCCGTCTGCAattctgtcttctcctcctccattacattcatcattttctttagtTCTTCCTTCTCTTGGAGTACATTGTCCTGCTTCTGCAGTTCTTTGTTCTCCTCTTGGAGttctttgttctgcttgtgcagttctttcttctcctcttccattacattcattgctatctgcaggtctttcttctcctcttccattacattcattgctatctgcaggtctttcttctcctcttccattacattcattgctatctgcaggtctttcttctcctcttccattacattcattgctatctgcaggtctttcttctcctcttccattaCATCCATTAATATCTGcatttgtttcttctcctcttccattaCATCCATTAACATCTGCAGTTCTATGTTCTCACCTTCACGTACAGTCATCATTTTCAGCaggtctttcttctcctcctgtaTTTTGCCaaaactctcttctctcttggCGAGCTCCGATCTGAACTTCTCCTCCAGAGCGTTGTACTTGGTCTTCCAAGCTTCCTCATTCAGGAGGTTATCATCTCCCATGTTCATCAGCTGGCTTGCGGTCTGGCTTGCGAGCCTGTCAGAGAGATTCTCCTCCTTCAGgtgcaggttttcatttttgctctggTGGATCTGCTCCTTCACCTTGTTCACCTTCAGCTGGCTCTGTTCTTTCTGCTTTTGGGGACATTTCCCAGGGTGGGAGGTGAGCTCATCATTGGAATATCTTTGAGCTTCTGCTTTGCTGTGATTTGGGCGGCCCTGAGGACAGCATCAACAAATCTTACCCTTCCTCGTGGGTTGTTTTGTCGGGCCATGGAGGAACGAGTGACATGATGGGCATTTTGCTGAACAAAGAGCTCATGTTTTGGATAAGTTTGAGCTTCATGATTTTGACGGCCCTGAGCGGCAGCGTCCAAAAATCTTACCCTTCCTCGTGGGTTGTTTCGTCCGGCCATGGTGGGATGAGCGTTACCAAAGGCATTTCGCTGAATTGAGAGCTCATTGTTGTGATATGTTTGAGCTCGGTCAGGATTCGGAGGGCCCTGAGGGGCAGCACGTAAAGTTTTTTCCCACTGTTGTGGGCTCTTTAAATCTGAAAGCTATTTTTGGTGAACGGGAACTCATTGCCTTCATATCTTTGAGCTTTGACTTCATCTGCAAATCTCACCCTTTTTACTATTTTTCGTTCTGCCATtgcaaggaaaaacaaagatgatgCAGAGGTGTGAAGCGGTGGCTCTTTGTTGGTACTGCGATTGCCTGTAGTAGACTGTAGTTATCGGTAGATGTACTTAGTAGTCTGTAGActgcaggtgtgtatgtgtaagaggGTCTCTGTTGTAGATTCTGACCGTAGAAGACTGTGGTACACGATACTTGTGTGTAGGAGATGTGTTACTCTGTTGAGTTTGGAGGTCTCCTTAAAGGTTGTAAGGGTTCTAGAATGCCGTGTCACGGAAATTTTTGTCCTTTGaagtttttgtcctttgaagtttttgtcctttgaagtttttgtcctttgaagTCTGAAGGaagtttttgtcctttgaagtttttgtcctttgaagTCTGAAGTTCTAGAATAGAATGCCGCATCAGACTTTTTTGCCAGAGAAATCCGacagcattttttgtttgtttgtttgtttgtttgttagtttctTTCCTGTAGATAAAAGTGTGAGCGATAGTCCGAGTGACCCTGGTTACGAAAAGaaaagtcccattcattttcagtcaggtacaacaccaacaacaacaacaacaacaacgactattattattattataattattattattattattaaaattataattattataagtattattataataataataataattataataataataataataattattattataataataataataattataatattattaactGTGTATTTTAAGTTGATAAAGGTTAtatgtacactcactgagccCTTAATTAGGAACACCGTACTAATATTGGGTTGGGTctccctttgttctcaaaacagcctcagttcttggCCGCCTCATGCAAAGGTCCAGGGCCAACTCACTGATAAAGGTGGTCTTCCCACTGCCAGTAGGACCTGGTAAACAAAGAAACgtaaataacataaacatatattaaGATAAACTATATATGTTTGAATGTAAACTGTGCAGAGTGGATAAGAGATAATAAAGTAGATAGTCACATATACAAGTGTTTACACCTCATAGTCAAACTCTGGTACACAGCCCAGCCTTCCTGCCccaaatatattatttttcaggACCCgtggattaaaaataaactttggcCTGCTGTGcgtttgaatgttttcttttttctttttatttcctatgCTTTACGATCTACGATCCATATTTAAACAGATGATATGCATCAGCGCCAAACTTAAAAACAGAACTGGAACCTGCCATTACTTACAAACAgatttacaataacaaaattaagtttttaaagctgCCTTACTTGAGTTTTTGGCCACtaaaatgcactgaaacaaaacgaaaacacaacatttaatatatatatattttttaagccTGTTGCCAGCTTTGTCTCTCTGCCGTTTGGTGATGGGCAGGTATTGTATAGGTagtgtttatcagagctttttttctttgttttgttttgtttttttgctgaaaaccgCTACCTGCTGTGGACTTTGGAGCTtaaaaaagccagaaaatagctgaaagatgccaaaatgctccatagagctgagagcagctgcagagttgggttataattctctgtgggtttgtcactatgtgCAACACCTTTCTTATTACATGATCATCTGATCGACTGTTAAGATAGAAATATTCATTTCtatctttgtttttgccttttcaggTTATGAACTTTTACTGCTCAGTCGCCCCTTAAATCATTATCAGCTTTCCAAAATTCTGCTGCTAGCCTTTTAGAGACCGATCATCTACTCATTACTcccattttagacttttttttacactggtttAACACTTGTTTTATCTATAATAAGAGCTCAGGCATTTACCAAGCTTTTAAATCCCTGATATGTTTCAAATAGATTTGATATTAAGAAGGCTTCCTAGCAACTGAAAGAAatctaaaatataatatatttactatatatcatttttattctATTGTTGTTCATactattttgtcagtttttctttacatttttgtcagtttgtagccttttattgttgtaactagtattttttaaatcatctccCATGTTCATCAGCTGGCCTTCGGTCTTGCTTGCGAGCCTGTCAGAGAGATTTTCCTCCTTCTTCAGgtgcaggttttcatttttgctctggTGGATCTGCTCCTTCACCTTGTTCACCTTCTGCTGGCTCTGTTCTTCCTGCTTTGGAGACGTTGCTCAGGGTGGGAGGTGAGCTCATCATTGGAATATCTTTGAGCTTCTGCTTTGTTGTGATTTGGGCGGCCCTGAGACAGCATCTACAAATCTTACCCTTCTTCGTGGGTTGTTTTGTCGGGCCATGTAAGGCGAAGTAACATGATGGGCATTTGCCGAACAAAGAGCTCATGTTTTCGATGGTTTCGAGCTTCATGATTTTTGACCCTGAGGGCAGCGTTCACAAATCTTACCCTTCCTCGTGGGTTCTTTCGTCCGGCCATGGTGGGATGAGCGTTACCAAAGGCattgaggtgtatggtcatatatgtagaatataaaccatgtgtgaaaatagagatatggctcagaggccataggtcaagggtctgacagtttttaggaagacaactgtcctatttaagagtcggtgagtcaaggctgaatttcagagtggttcattggcatcacaccctctcacaagcagatctgcagatgcttgatttgacgctgttcttctttgtaataaacctttatatgcaatcaagacagtgtcagcggagtctccttcatcctcttcacatcatcaacaccatcaaataaactacaagaatTTTGGCGTCACGAACTTGGTAGGTATTTAAGCCCTGCAACATCTTCACTAGCATCAGCGCCGACTCCGCTCACGCCGGCAGTTCAGGTGAGCATTCCTCACACTTTTGGGGCGCTGGTTTGTTCgttgaggctgttgtatttgctggttggaCACACCGCAAAggatcatttgtgtgtgcgtgccatgatgtgttgatgtttgggTCGGTGCTCCGttctaaatttggtttgttgCGTTGCTAGGGCGACGCAACAGGGGGGAGTAGTGTAGTAaagacgtaaagaaaataagaagttaaagacggaaagatgtaaagaaaataagaagttaaagaaggaaagatgtaaagaaaataagaagttaaagtaggaaacggtagaatagcctaattagtagcggtaaagtgtgctaaataaacgccatgcgagattaatgaagacagggcccTTATCTTCCTTAACAGTAAGACATGCGTCTTAGCTGCTGcgtgaaagttggcttttaaagaatagtggaatttgactggaaattagAAATGTAACTCCAGGCCCAGAGGAATCaggggaaattaaataaattaaacaaacataggaaaaaaggaaatgtaaaggcaaaaaaaaggaaatgtaaaggaaaaaagaaatgtaaaggaaaaaaagaggaataaagaggTTAAGCTGCAGATTTGGATGAAGCCCTTAGGAAGGCGGTGTTAGGCAGGCCATAAAACCTGGGATGTTACTAGGAGAtgtttcaggtcagttctaagaactggaggtgcagctggagaaaattcaattgtaaGCTCCCACTCGAACATTTGTTGACGACCGAAGActgaagcagcctctcattgaaatgtctgcatctcatGAAGGTAGCAAAAAATTCGGACAAAagaaaagtggcaaaaaaatgcatttagtagggaaaagtatgaatgagttaacGTTGAGATATTTGGGATGATGATTGAGTTTGTTGTGGGCTTCTGTTTGGTgtattctgctctgtgtctttgtttgttcagcgagtggtctgtctgtgtatgtgtctactTCCACTGGGGGTAAATATGCATGTGCAGTTCTTTGTCAGCCGACAGGTATGGGGACGAGTCCTCAACCCATTTCATACTATTCCACTGCCTATTCAGAAGTAGAGCTGGGGTTGCCATTGTGTTACAGAGCAATGGTgggagtttttttaaatgtatgacaAAGCATCATCTGTTACGATGGGTTATCCGGTGACAATTCTTACTCATCATAGTCTCAGGAATCTTTTGAACTATGGCAAATACACATTGACTATGCCTAGACTCAGAGACTATCATAGGCTCTTAGAGCAGGAAGATGTCACCCTAGCGAGGTGTGCCACAGTAAATCCAGCTGAGAATTTGCCAACTCCAGAGGATGATGAACCACATGATTGTGTtcaagaagcagagaaatactCAAGACTCAGGTCAGATTTGCAAGCTCTCCCATTGCGTGAGCCAGACTTGGAGTTTTGGGCTGATGGATCTTGCTATCGTGTAGGAGATAAATTGAGTGCTGGCTATGCAGTGGTAAGAGCTCAGGGAACtggatttgttgttgaaaagGCCGAAGTAATACCACAGCCTGCGTCTGCACAATTTGCTGAACTTGTGGGACTAACTGAAGCGTTTCTGTTGGCAGAACGTAAACGGGTGACGATATATACAGATTCTGCATATGCACATAATGTATGTCATTTGTTCGGATCGGTATGGAAGAACCGGGGCTTTAAAAAGACAGACGGTTCCCCAATACAACATCATGCTCAGATAATGAAACTTTTGCATGCTATGATGAAGCCTAGAGAAATTGCAATAGCTAAGTCTTGCAGCATATAGAGCGGATTTGTCAAGAGTCACACAGGGTAATAaagcagctgatgaagctgCAAAGGCAATCTGAGAGTGGACAAATTGGGCAAAGTTCTTCTGGTTACTCATGAAGTGGACTTGGAAGATAGAATCACGCTCAGAGATGTGATCTTAATGCAAGCAGCTTCTgcaatggataaacagttgtgGCTGGACGAGGTGCTATCCAAGATTCCACTGGACTGTGGCGAAATCATGAGGGCTGATGGTTGCACATCGGATCTGCTAGGTCTGTTGATTCAGGAATAACATGGATTAGCTCATGTTGCAAGGGAAGTTaggagaaaaattacaaaaagagtATGGGTTTTGGGCTCCATACCTACTTGAGCAGATTGATTATGTCATAGGCAAGTGTGTCATCTGCCTGAAGAACAATGTGTGACGGTTCCTCCTGGTCACATTCCAACTCCGAGAGGTCCCATGCGTGAATTAGTTGTGGACTTTGTTGAGATGATCAAACCAGTGGGAGGTAAGAGATATATGCTAGTCGTTGTGGACAGATTCTCACGGTGGCCTGAGGCTTGTCCAACCAAGTGGAAGGATGCTCAGTCTGTTGCTCAGTCTCTGTTGTGCAGACAGGTCATAAGTAGATGGGGACTTCCAGATCGGATCTCTTCAGACAATGGGAAAGAGTTTGTGGATAAAACAGTgagattaattttacaaaactgGGAATTAAACAGCGTCTAGGAGCAGTTTATCACCATAAAGCCAAGGaatttcttgaaaaaaatgaatggcgTTTGAAAAAACCGAATTGTTAAAATTGCCAGCATCTGGGTTTTAAATTGGGTAGCGGCACTTCCGTTGGCGCTAATAATGGTGTCTCGAGTGAGCTGCGTGATTTAGGTATGACACCCCATGAGTTGGTCATGGGCAGGCGGATGCGGCGCCTTGTTCTGCGAACAAGCGGAAAAGGTCAGAGTCTGGCCTTTTGGAAGATGAAATCTGAGCATATGTAACATATATGGCGACTCTGCATAAAGAATATCCAGCGTATGTCTCTGACAggcaaagaaaggaagaagTGCAAAGAGAGGCTTGATGAGCAAAAGAGGAACACAGTGCAACCTGGAGACAAGGTGTTTGTGAAGGTGTTTAGAAGGAAGTGGTTTAACGAGCGGCGTGAAGGACCATTTGAAGTTGTTAGCAGTACGGAACTGCGGTCCAGGTTAAGGATCTCCGGCGTGGTATCATTTATCGCATCGTGTCAAAGCGCCAAGTGAAGAGGTGTCGTCCTCACATAGCAGAAATATTGAAGGCTTAAGAAAGCCGGAAAATGTGGAACAACATGCAGAAGAAGCAGATGTCTATGAAGACCTCCAGGCTGAAGGGCCTGAGGGATTGTCCATGTTGGGGACAATGGTGATGACCTTGAGCACACTCCTGATGATGCCAGGGATGACTTTGCAGTTAatgaacaggaaagaaaatttgatgatattgatttccaatatgtcccagaaacagcagagcccaTTTCTGTGGGGCATGATGCATCAAAAGACACCAGAGGGCTGTGAGCCTGTTTCAGGGAATCAGAGATTCAGTCAGGCGAAGAGTCCAAGGCCAGTTCGGAAAAGGGTTATACCAAAACGTTACGAGAACTAGAGTTGAAGCGCCTTTGGGAAAGTCAGTTCAGCTCCCATGTAATTGTACAAGAGAGAATACTGGCGAAGGGaaattcagagttcagtggcAAGATAATCATGGCAAGGTTCTTGATCTGTTGGGAGCATCACAACTAGGGaagtatgtgttaattaatgatcagaggagaataaagattgaAGGTGACTGTAGCCTTTATGTACGAGGGcttcagcaagaggatcaaGGTGACTATAGGTGTTCTTATTATGATCCACAAGTTCAGAGTGAGGGGTCCGAGACAGGGTTTAGAACTAAGATGGTGACTTTAGtagtaataaatgcaaataagatCACACAACTTCAAGTTGTTAAAGAAGTAGGAGAATTAACACCTATAATGTCAACTCTCTGGCCGGAAActgggaaaaaggaacagaaaacTATTCTTTCAGTTCTGCAGCTTACAAATGTATCGCACTTAACAACAGTTGCAGTTCGGACGACTTCACTGACACTAACTGCTTCAAACTCTGTGATTAGGGTAAATTTAGGCAGTGTGGCTCATCTTCCATGTCAGTTTGGTAAATGGAACGTTGGTGGCAATAATCCtcctaagtggaaaaataatcgCGGTGAAGACGTAGTGTTAATAGGACCTGATGTCGACATTGTGCCTCATGATCGAAGGAAGTATGTATTGTACAATGACATAAAGTGGATGAAAATAGAGGGTGATGGCTcgcttgttttgagaaatgttacttGGGAAGATCAAGGGGAATATACATGCACCTATTATGAACCACACTTAGAATTTGTATCATTTCGAAACTATTGGATAGAGGGATATGTAACTCGCAAAGTGACACTTGTGATAATAAGTCTTAGTCCTGTTCAAGTTGTTCGAAAAGTTCAGGAGCAAATTACTACAGCAACTACAAAGGTGATATATAGCGACCAGGTGATGTATACTACTTTAGCTCCAGAAGTGACTACGAGTGTCAAGATGACAACTCCGGTCGATACTTTAGTTACGACTCAGAGGGATAACTAGTACAACAATGGTGGTGGACGACTCAAGCGTCCGTTACTTTGGGAAATTCTACAAGCAAGGTTGTGACAGGGgctgtcacaaataaaacattgactgaactCGTAAACAGGACACAGACGCCTGTTATGGTACCTTTGCCACCTCAGGAATTTGTtaatgggactcaaaagccaatgttgcaaatagaggttagcttgaacagtagtagtaagagaGCTGGAATTCGGGAATCAATAGTGTACAACACTAATGTAAACTCATCTGTAACAATTCAGAGGAGTCTTTCAGATATGACCAATGACCTCGATGACCTTGACCGGACACCAGACGACATGATTGAATCCTATCGAgcattacaaaagagagaaactacgtggaaggcatatggatttgactcctcggtgctacaaatttcagacccatgggcaggtagaaatttgtggtttcaacAATTGACTCATTCTGTAAGATCGATTAAGGACATGATTTGCCCATGTGTGGTGAGAATTCCACCACCAGGCACATGGCCTGCAATTATGGAAACAGTACCAGAACCGCTGCTTCCTAAGTGTCAATCTTATGCACTATCATGGCTGTTGTATCAGCAGAAGTCAAGAGAAGATAAGGTTATGGctttatcagtacatctgtttaGACCCAGATTTGATTGCTCTTGGTTGAAAAACTTGCCATATTTAGATTTACTCGACAAACTCgaggatgtgacaacagcagttcctgatggacaggacgtgacacctgtaaaggctgaagactgtttttgttcgaatgaaacacataatggccctggtatgtttatgggaatagcagactgtgataaatatatgatgcaatttaatgggCGTGAACACAAGACTGTTAATGGGTTAtatacagtgacctttcatacaccgcaccgcaaacagagtaaaactgaggtaaaggtgaagaaccaaactttgcctgcGAATGTGACTATAGGAAATTTTTGAGACATTTGGTGgatttgtggtgataaagcatacttatttctgccatatggatGGACCAGAGGCTGTTACATGGCAAGATTGaagcttccatatgaagttttggcggtccagaagggacaagcacctgatgaggaagaaaagggaaatggcacaatttcataatctggagtCCTATCATTGGAGGATTAGTCTTGGATAGAAATGGGGTATAGGACTATTTCCATggtatggtgtaacattttggcgatcatattgataatatcacCTACACCTTGGAggttttgcaaatgagactataaagggtttgaatacttgtcaaacACCCAAAGGAGTCCTATactgacattgctgaaacatgatatggctcttgattatattttggccaaacaGAATTggcctatgtgtggctttgaatttAACTTGTGATGCCTGCTATACTTTGATTCCTGAGAGctctgataatatcactagtgTTGTAGATGCATTGAGGAACATTAGGGATGCGTTTGGCG
Coding sequences within it:
- the LOC120788011 gene encoding 101 kDa malaria antigen-like — encoded protein: MEKEELQKEYKVLEEFCLKTQKSRHFWFWKKTKEEKIKKKEKEEEKEARKEKQKAEKAKKQSKEKEKMEKKWSRWSWLHKKKKCDSDSKMEEAAGFSAQAGQQ